In the Malus domestica chromosome 16, GDT2T_hap1 genome, one interval contains:
- the LOC103403715 gene encoding phospholipase D zeta 1 isoform X2: MPITCVNVCKFLEVSMLSFSPEYGPKLKEDYVMVKHLPKILKDDSTRKCCACGWFNCCNDNWQKVWAVLKPGFLALLAHPFDTQPLDIIVFDVLPVSDGNGDGQVSLAKEIKERNPLRHAFKVACGNRSINLRVKSGAKVKDWVASINDAGLRPPEGWCHPHRFGSFAPPRGLTEDGSQVQWFIDGQSAFEAIASAIEDAKSEIFICGWWLCPELYLRRPFHAHASSRLDSLLEAKAKEGVQIYILLYKEVALALKINSVYSKRKLLGIHENVRVLRYPDHFSSGVYLWSHHEKLVIVDYQICFLGGLDLCFGRYDTAEHKVGDCPPSIWPGKDYYNPRESEPNSWEDTMKDELDRGKYPRMPWHDVHCALWGPPCRDVARHFVQRWNYAKRNKAPNEQAIPLLMPQHHMVIPHYMGRSQEMEIESKNANNHKEHKRTDSLSSISSCQDIPLLIPQEADGLDCPNEDTKLNVTDSPHDLLDQPSRVSNNLAFPFRKLKIAPVGPDTPMRGFVDDLDSLARHGKMASDGVAQPGMKDPEWWETQERGNKGGFTDESGQVGPCCSCRCQVIRSVSQWSAGTSQVEESIHNAYCSLIDKSEHFIYIENQFFISGLSGDEIIRNRVLEALFRRIMRAYNDKKPFRVIIVIPLIPGFQGGMDDAGAASVRAVMHWQYRTICRGQNSILHNLNEILGPKMHDYISFYGLRSYGKLYEGGPVACSQVYVHSKIMIVDDCTTLIGSANINDRSLLGSRDSEIGLLIEDKEMINSVMGGKPWKAGKFSLSLRLSLWSEHLGIRATEMSQIIDPIVDSTYKDIWMATAKTNTAIYQDVFYCIPNDFIQSRAAFRQSIAFWKERIGHTTIDLGIAPDQIESFQNGDVQRANPMERLESVKGHLVSFPLDFMLKEDLRPVFNESEYYASPQVFH; this comes from the exons ATGCCAATCACATGTGTCAAT GTCTGCAAGTTCTTGGAGGTCTCGATGTTATCATTTTCTCCAGAATATGGCCCTAAGCTAAAAGAAGACTATGTGATGGTGAAGCATCTTCCGAAAATTCTTAAGGATGATAGTACCAGGAAATGTTGTGCGTGTGGTTGGTTTAATTGCTGTAATGACAATTGGCAAAAG GTTTGGGCTGTATTAAAACCAGGATTCTTGGCCTTGCTGGCGCATCCTTTTGATACCCAACCTTTAGATATAATAGTATTTGATGTACTACCAGTCTCAGATGGAAATGGGGATGGCCAGGTATCACTggcaaaagaaataaaagagcGGAATCCTTTACGTCATGCATTTAAG GTGGCTTGTGGAAACCGGAGCATTAATTTGAGAGTTAAGAGTGGTGCCAAAGTAAAAGATTGGGTTGCCTCAATCAATGATGCTGGACTCAGGCCTCCAGAGGGCTGGTGTCATCCTCACCGCTTTGGCTCTTTTGCACCTCCGAGAGGTTTGACTGAAGATGGTAGTCAGGTTCAATGGTTTATAGATGGTCAGTCAGCATTTGAAGCTATTGCGTCGGCAATTGAGGATGCAAAATCAGAG ATATTTATTTGTGGCTGGTGGCTGTGTCCAGAACTGTACCTGCGGCGTCCATTTCATGCTCATGCTTCTTCTAGACTTGATTCTTTGCTGGAAGCAAAAGCTAAGGAAGGGGTTCAG ATATACATTCTTCTCTATAAAGAGGTAGCTCTTGCTCTGAAAATCAACAGTGTTTATAGCAAGAGAAAACTACTTGGGATTCATGAGAATGTGAGAGTACTACGTTATCCTGACCACTTTTCAAGTGGTGTTTACTTATG GTCGCACCATGAAAAACTTGTCATTGTTGATTATCAGATTTGCTTTCTTGGAGGTCTGGATTTATGCTTTGGTCGTTACGATACTGCTGAGCATAAAGTGGGTGATTGTCCTCCTTCGATATGGCCTGGAAAGGACTATTACAACCCGAG GGAATCTGAACCAAATTCATGGGAGGATACAATGAAAGATGAGTTGGATCGTGGAAAATATCCTCGTATGCCCTGGCATGATGTTCACTGTGCCCTTTGGGGACCACCTTGCCGAGACGTGGCTAGACATTTTGTTCAGCGCTGGAACTATGCAAAG AGAAATAAGGCTCCAAACGAACAAGCAATTCCACTACTTATGCCGCAGCACCACATGGTCATTCCTCATTACATGGGAAGAAGCCAAGAGATGGAGATTGAAAGTAAGAACGCTAATAATCACAAAGAGCATAAAAGGACAGATTCCTTGTCGTCGATATCATCCTGTCAAGATATTCCGCTTCTTATACCCCAAGAAGCTGATGGGCTGGATTGTCCAAATGAAGACACAAAACTAAATGTGACAGACTCTCCTCATGATCTCCTTGATCAGCCAAGCAGGGTTAGCAACAATCTTGCTTTCCCTTTCCGGAAGTTAAAAATTGCACCAGTAGGTCCTGATACGCCCATGAGAGGCTTTGTAGATGACCTTGATTCTCTGGCTCGACATGGAAAAATGGCTTCTGACGGGGTGGCACAGCCTGGCATGAAGGATCCAGAGTGGTGGGAAACACAAGAAAGGGGCAACAAGGGTGGTTTCACAGATGAATCGGGACAAGTTGGCCCTTGTTGCTCATGTCGATGCCAG GTTATTAGAAGTGTCAGTCAGTGGTCAGCAGGAACAAGCCAAGTTGAAGAGAGCATTCACAATGCTTATTGCTCACTGATAGATAAGTCCGAACACTTCATTTACATTGAG AATCAATTTTTTATATCAGGTCTTTCAGGAGATGAAATTATACGGAATCGTGTTTTAGAAGCTTTATTTCGACGTATTATGCGAGCATACAATGATAAGAAGCCTTTTAGAGTTATAATTGTCATTCCGCTCATACCCGGCTTCCAG GGAGGTATGGATGATGCTGGTGCAGCATCTGTGAGAGCTGTTATGCATTGGCAATATCGAACCATTTGCAGAGGACAGAATTCAATATTGCACAATCTTAATGAAATTCTTGGTCCAAAGATGCATGATTACATTTCCTTCTATGGCCTTAGATCTTATGGTAAACTCTATGAAGGCGGTCCTGTGGCCTGTAGTCAG GTCTATGTGCATAGTAAAATCATGATTGTCGATGATTGCACAACTTTAATTGGATCAGCTAACATCAATGATAGGAGTTTGCTTGGTTCAAGAGACTCTGAG ATTGGTCTACTTATTGAAGATAAAGAGATGATTAATTCAGTTATGGGAGGAAAGCCATGGAAGGCTGGAAAGTTTTCGTTGAGTCTTCGCTTGTCACTGTGGTCTGAACACCTTGGTATTCGTGCTACAGAG ATGAGTCAAATAATCGACCCAATTGTTGATTCAACTTACAAGGACATCTGGATGGCAACTGCAAAG ACAAATACCGCAATCTACCAAGATGTGTTTTATTGCATACCAAACGATTTTATACAGTCCAG AGCTGCATTCAGGCAAAGCATAGCCTTCTGGAAGGAGAGAATTGGACACACAACCATCGACTTGGGAATTGCTCCTGACCAGATAGAATCATTTCAAAATGGAGATGTGCAGAGAGCGAATCCCATGGAGAGGTTAGAGTCTGTGAAGGGCCATCTTGTTTCTTTCCCTTTGGATTTCATGTTGAAAGAAGATCTGAGACCTGTTTTCAACGAGAGCGAGTATTACGCGTCTCCTCAAGTTTTTCATTGA
- the LOC103403715 gene encoding phospholipase D zeta 1 isoform X1, translating to MESDQLISGGGSRYLQMRSESAVSPSSFLCRLSSFEPARIFDELPSATIDSVSRPDAGDISPVLLSYTIEFQYKQFKWRLVKKPSHVFYLHFALKKRAFFEEIQEKQEQVREWLQNLGIGDHTDVVHDHEDDETVPLQHDESAKNRDVPSSAALPIIRPALGRDQSIAERSKVAMQGYLNHFLGNMDIVNSREVCKFLEVSMLSFSPEYGPKLKEDYVMVKHLPKILKDDSTRKCCACGWFNCCNDNWQKVWAVLKPGFLALLAHPFDTQPLDIIVFDVLPVSDGNGDGQVSLAKEIKERNPLRHAFKVACGNRSINLRVKSGAKVKDWVASINDAGLRPPEGWCHPHRFGSFAPPRGLTEDGSQVQWFIDGQSAFEAIASAIEDAKSEIFICGWWLCPELYLRRPFHAHASSRLDSLLEAKAKEGVQIYILLYKEVALALKINSVYSKRKLLGIHENVRVLRYPDHFSSGVYLWSHHEKLVIVDYQICFLGGLDLCFGRYDTAEHKVGDCPPSIWPGKDYYNPRESEPNSWEDTMKDELDRGKYPRMPWHDVHCALWGPPCRDVARHFVQRWNYAKRNKAPNEQAIPLLMPQHHMVIPHYMGRSQEMEIESKNANNHKEHKRTDSLSSISSCQDIPLLIPQEADGLDCPNEDTKLNVTDSPHDLLDQPSRVSNNLAFPFRKLKIAPVGPDTPMRGFVDDLDSLARHGKMASDGVAQPGMKDPEWWETQERGNKGGFTDESGQVGPCCSCRCQVIRSVSQWSAGTSQVEESIHNAYCSLIDKSEHFIYIENQFFISGLSGDEIIRNRVLEALFRRIMRAYNDKKPFRVIIVIPLIPGFQGGMDDAGAASVRAVMHWQYRTICRGQNSILHNLNEILGPKMHDYISFYGLRSYGKLYEGGPVACSQVYVHSKIMIVDDCTTLIGSANINDRSLLGSRDSEIGLLIEDKEMINSVMGGKPWKAGKFSLSLRLSLWSEHLGIRATEMSQIIDPIVDSTYKDIWMATAKTNTAIYQDVFYCIPNDFIQSRAAFRQSIAFWKERIGHTTIDLGIAPDQIESFQNGDVQRANPMERLESVKGHLVSFPLDFMLKEDLRPVFNESEYYASPQVFH from the exons ATGGAATCGGACCAGTTAATCTCGGGCGGCGGGTCCCGCTACCTCCAAATGCGATCGGAGTCGGCCGTGTCGCCTTCCTCCTTTCTCTGCCGTCTTTCGTCCTTCGAGCCCGCTCGGATTTTCGATGAGTTGCCGAGCGCCACCATCGATTCCGTCTCCCGTCCCGACGCCGGCGATATTAGCCCCGTGCTTCTCTCTTACACCATCGAGTTCCAATACAAGCAG TTTAAGTGGCGATTAGTGAAGAAACCGTCACATGTATTCTACTTGCATTTCGCATTGAAGAAACGTGCATTTTTCGAGGAAATTCAGGAGAAGCAAGAACag GTTAGAGAATGGCTTCAAAATCTAGGAATAGGAGATCACACAGATGTGGTGCATGATCATGAGGATGATGAGACTGTTCCCCTGCAGCACGATGAAAGTGCTAAAAACAG AGATGTTCCATCTAGCGCCGCTCTTCCAATCATCCGGCCAGCGCTGGGTAGGGATCAATCCATTGCGGAGAGATCAAAGGTTGCAATGCAAGGGTATCTAAATCACTTTCTTGGAAACATGGACATTGTGAACTCTCGAGAG GTCTGCAAGTTCTTGGAGGTCTCGATGTTATCATTTTCTCCAGAATATGGCCCTAAGCTAAAAGAAGACTATGTGATGGTGAAGCATCTTCCGAAAATTCTTAAGGATGATAGTACCAGGAAATGTTGTGCGTGTGGTTGGTTTAATTGCTGTAATGACAATTGGCAAAAG GTTTGGGCTGTATTAAAACCAGGATTCTTGGCCTTGCTGGCGCATCCTTTTGATACCCAACCTTTAGATATAATAGTATTTGATGTACTACCAGTCTCAGATGGAAATGGGGATGGCCAGGTATCACTggcaaaagaaataaaagagcGGAATCCTTTACGTCATGCATTTAAG GTGGCTTGTGGAAACCGGAGCATTAATTTGAGAGTTAAGAGTGGTGCCAAAGTAAAAGATTGGGTTGCCTCAATCAATGATGCTGGACTCAGGCCTCCAGAGGGCTGGTGTCATCCTCACCGCTTTGGCTCTTTTGCACCTCCGAGAGGTTTGACTGAAGATGGTAGTCAGGTTCAATGGTTTATAGATGGTCAGTCAGCATTTGAAGCTATTGCGTCGGCAATTGAGGATGCAAAATCAGAG ATATTTATTTGTGGCTGGTGGCTGTGTCCAGAACTGTACCTGCGGCGTCCATTTCATGCTCATGCTTCTTCTAGACTTGATTCTTTGCTGGAAGCAAAAGCTAAGGAAGGGGTTCAG ATATACATTCTTCTCTATAAAGAGGTAGCTCTTGCTCTGAAAATCAACAGTGTTTATAGCAAGAGAAAACTACTTGGGATTCATGAGAATGTGAGAGTACTACGTTATCCTGACCACTTTTCAAGTGGTGTTTACTTATG GTCGCACCATGAAAAACTTGTCATTGTTGATTATCAGATTTGCTTTCTTGGAGGTCTGGATTTATGCTTTGGTCGTTACGATACTGCTGAGCATAAAGTGGGTGATTGTCCTCCTTCGATATGGCCTGGAAAGGACTATTACAACCCGAG GGAATCTGAACCAAATTCATGGGAGGATACAATGAAAGATGAGTTGGATCGTGGAAAATATCCTCGTATGCCCTGGCATGATGTTCACTGTGCCCTTTGGGGACCACCTTGCCGAGACGTGGCTAGACATTTTGTTCAGCGCTGGAACTATGCAAAG AGAAATAAGGCTCCAAACGAACAAGCAATTCCACTACTTATGCCGCAGCACCACATGGTCATTCCTCATTACATGGGAAGAAGCCAAGAGATGGAGATTGAAAGTAAGAACGCTAATAATCACAAAGAGCATAAAAGGACAGATTCCTTGTCGTCGATATCATCCTGTCAAGATATTCCGCTTCTTATACCCCAAGAAGCTGATGGGCTGGATTGTCCAAATGAAGACACAAAACTAAATGTGACAGACTCTCCTCATGATCTCCTTGATCAGCCAAGCAGGGTTAGCAACAATCTTGCTTTCCCTTTCCGGAAGTTAAAAATTGCACCAGTAGGTCCTGATACGCCCATGAGAGGCTTTGTAGATGACCTTGATTCTCTGGCTCGACATGGAAAAATGGCTTCTGACGGGGTGGCACAGCCTGGCATGAAGGATCCAGAGTGGTGGGAAACACAAGAAAGGGGCAACAAGGGTGGTTTCACAGATGAATCGGGACAAGTTGGCCCTTGTTGCTCATGTCGATGCCAG GTTATTAGAAGTGTCAGTCAGTGGTCAGCAGGAACAAGCCAAGTTGAAGAGAGCATTCACAATGCTTATTGCTCACTGATAGATAAGTCCGAACACTTCATTTACATTGAG AATCAATTTTTTATATCAGGTCTTTCAGGAGATGAAATTATACGGAATCGTGTTTTAGAAGCTTTATTTCGACGTATTATGCGAGCATACAATGATAAGAAGCCTTTTAGAGTTATAATTGTCATTCCGCTCATACCCGGCTTCCAG GGAGGTATGGATGATGCTGGTGCAGCATCTGTGAGAGCTGTTATGCATTGGCAATATCGAACCATTTGCAGAGGACAGAATTCAATATTGCACAATCTTAATGAAATTCTTGGTCCAAAGATGCATGATTACATTTCCTTCTATGGCCTTAGATCTTATGGTAAACTCTATGAAGGCGGTCCTGTGGCCTGTAGTCAG GTCTATGTGCATAGTAAAATCATGATTGTCGATGATTGCACAACTTTAATTGGATCAGCTAACATCAATGATAGGAGTTTGCTTGGTTCAAGAGACTCTGAG ATTGGTCTACTTATTGAAGATAAAGAGATGATTAATTCAGTTATGGGAGGAAAGCCATGGAAGGCTGGAAAGTTTTCGTTGAGTCTTCGCTTGTCACTGTGGTCTGAACACCTTGGTATTCGTGCTACAGAG ATGAGTCAAATAATCGACCCAATTGTTGATTCAACTTACAAGGACATCTGGATGGCAACTGCAAAG ACAAATACCGCAATCTACCAAGATGTGTTTTATTGCATACCAAACGATTTTATACAGTCCAG AGCTGCATTCAGGCAAAGCATAGCCTTCTGGAAGGAGAGAATTGGACACACAACCATCGACTTGGGAATTGCTCCTGACCAGATAGAATCATTTCAAAATGGAGATGTGCAGAGAGCGAATCCCATGGAGAGGTTAGAGTCTGTGAAGGGCCATCTTGTTTCTTTCCCTTTGGATTTCATGTTGAAAGAAGATCTGAGACCTGTTTTCAACGAGAGCGAGTATTACGCGTCTCCTCAAGTTTTTCATTGA